The following proteins are co-located in the Leptospira weilii genome:
- the ftsH gene encoding ATP-dependent zinc metalloprotease FtsH: MNKNLKNVFFVLIIMMVVLIIAYNYENNAGATKDISYSDFLNMLEPVEGKKPLGKLYKGNVDKYNKIQIEKDVIEGFYIPSEYLESKTAKPVKFRTTVAPLDKDLIASLRKANVSFDARSAEEGKFWSVIGSNILLIVILIGLFWFIMMRQIQSTGNKAFSFGKSKAKMTMDPKVKITFEDVAGCEEAKEELVEIIEFLKDPKKFHAIGARIPTGVLLVGPPGTGKTLLARAVAGEAGVPFFSISGSDFVEMFVGVGASRVRDLFDQGKKNSPCIIFIDEIDAVGRLRGAGLGGGHDEREQTLNQMLVEMDGFEKNEGVIVMAATNRADVLDPALLRPGRFDRQVMVDLPDIKGREEILKVHSRKVPMTSDISLHSIARGTPGFTGADLANLINEGALLAARKNKKRVTQEELEEARDKVMMGPERKSFFISEKEKEVIAYHEAGHAILGTLLPYTEPVHKVTIIPRGRALGLTQSLPKEDKHILPKTYWLDQIVVAMGGFIAEEFKFGVTSTGSSNDIQQASNIARKMVCEWGMSEKLGTVNYSGDQANVFIGRDMGHSSKYYSEEFAAMIDKEVREIILTCLNKGRDLVRKNASKFEGLAKALLAKETISHEELMTIVHPANEEGAKKKPEKTVKSKKQNGIKTNPAYNAGME, translated from the coding sequence ATGAACAAAAATTTAAAAAACGTATTTTTCGTTTTAATCATTATGATGGTCGTTTTGATCATCGCTTACAACTATGAAAATAACGCAGGCGCAACTAAGGACATCTCCTATTCCGATTTTTTAAATATGCTCGAACCCGTAGAAGGGAAAAAACCTCTCGGCAAACTATATAAAGGAAACGTTGACAAATACAACAAAATCCAAATCGAAAAAGACGTTATCGAGGGCTTCTATATTCCTTCCGAATATTTGGAATCCAAAACCGCAAAACCGGTAAAATTCAGAACGACCGTCGCTCCTTTAGACAAAGACCTGATCGCTTCTTTAAGAAAAGCTAACGTATCCTTCGACGCGCGCTCTGCGGAAGAAGGGAAATTCTGGAGTGTGATCGGAAGTAATATTTTACTCATCGTGATTTTGATCGGCCTTTTCTGGTTTATTATGATGAGGCAGATTCAATCTACCGGGAACAAAGCGTTCTCCTTCGGTAAATCCAAAGCGAAGATGACAATGGATCCCAAGGTAAAAATCACCTTTGAAGATGTTGCGGGTTGCGAGGAAGCAAAGGAAGAATTGGTCGAGATTATAGAATTTCTCAAAGATCCTAAAAAGTTTCACGCAATCGGAGCGAGAATTCCCACCGGTGTTCTGTTAGTCGGTCCTCCCGGTACTGGTAAAACCTTGCTCGCGAGAGCCGTTGCGGGAGAAGCGGGAGTTCCGTTCTTTTCGATTTCCGGTTCGGACTTCGTGGAAATGTTCGTGGGTGTCGGAGCTTCCAGAGTGAGAGATCTTTTCGATCAAGGTAAGAAGAATTCTCCCTGTATTATTTTTATCGACGAGATCGACGCGGTCGGTCGTTTGAGAGGAGCCGGACTCGGAGGCGGTCACGACGAAAGAGAACAGACACTCAATCAGATGCTCGTAGAGATGGACGGCTTTGAAAAGAACGAAGGTGTGATCGTGATGGCGGCTACGAACCGCGCGGATGTTTTGGATCCTGCGCTTCTTCGTCCGGGTCGTTTTGACCGTCAAGTAATGGTGGATCTTCCGGACATCAAAGGAAGAGAAGAAATTCTCAAAGTGCATTCTCGCAAAGTTCCTATGACCAGCGATATTTCCCTTCACTCGATCGCAAGGGGAACTCCGGGTTTTACAGGAGCGGACCTCGCAAACCTCATCAACGAAGGCGCGTTACTCGCCGCTCGTAAGAATAAGAAAAGAGTCACTCAAGAAGAATTGGAAGAAGCCCGCGATAAAGTGATGATGGGCCCCGAAAGAAAATCGTTCTTCATTTCCGAAAAGGAAAAAGAAGTCATCGCCTATCACGAAGCGGGTCATGCGATCCTCGGGACTCTTCTTCCTTACACAGAACCCGTTCATAAGGTTACGATCATTCCGAGAGGACGCGCTCTCGGATTGACTCAATCTCTTCCAAAAGAAGACAAACACATTCTGCCTAAGACCTATTGGCTCGATCAGATCGTAGTGGCGATGGGAGGATTTATCGCGGAAGAATTTAAGTTCGGTGTTACTTCCACGGGTTCGAGCAACGACATTCAACAAGCTTCGAACATCGCGCGTAAGATGGTCTGCGAATGGGGAATGTCCGAAAAACTCGGAACCGTAAATTACAGCGGCGATCAGGCTAACGTGTTTATCGGAAGAGACATGGGCCACAGCAGTAAATATTATTCGGAAGAATTTGCGGCGATGATCGACAAGGAAGTTCGTGAGATCATTCTTACCTGCTTGAACAAGGGACGCGATCTCGTTCGTAAAAACGCTTCTAAATTCGAAGGACTTGCAAAGGCTCTTCTGGCTAAAGAAACCATTTCTCACGAGGAGCTTATGACGATTGTTCATCCGGCCAATGAGGAAGGTGCAAAAAAAAAGCCGGAAAAAACCGTTAAGTCCAAAAAACAAAACGGAATTAAAACGAATCCAGCTTATAACGCCGGAATGGAATGA
- the pth gene encoding aminoacyl-tRNA hydrolase encodes MKLIVGLGNPGDRYNNNRSNIGFKILDVIANNINVEIKTKKKKSLIGRGDFEGEEVVLLKPQTFSDLSGESVLYIASFLKIQVGEILVIQEDWTLPLGRIVVDKGTQETDHPGVKSIVQSLRSPNFIRIRIGIQNDGFNLKTRDSFLKEDFEPMENLSLIQIINDAEAAIRSISLGDIDDVIEKYHL; translated from the coding sequence ATGAAGCTGATCGTCGGACTCGGAAATCCAGGGGACAGATACAATAACAACCGCTCAAATATCGGTTTCAAAATTTTAGATGTTATCGCAAATAACATCAATGTTGAAATTAAGACCAAGAAGAAAAAATCTCTCATTGGTCGCGGTGATTTTGAGGGGGAAGAGGTCGTACTCTTAAAGCCTCAGACGTTTAGCGATCTTTCTGGAGAATCCGTTTTATACATAGCGTCGTTTCTAAAAATCCAAGTGGGAGAAATTCTAGTCATTCAAGAAGATTGGACTCTTCCGCTCGGAAGAATCGTGGTTGATAAGGGAACCCAGGAAACAGATCATCCAGGAGTAAAATCCATTGTTCAATCTCTTCGTTCTCCGAATTTCATTCGAATTCGAATCGGCATTCAGAACGACGGATTTAATCTGAAAACTCGGGATTCTTTTTTGAAGGAAGATTTCGAGCCGATGGAAAACTTAAGTTTGATTCAGATCATCAACGATGCGGAAGCGGCGATTCGTTCGATTTCTTTAGGAGATATCGACGACGTAATCGAAAAATATCATCTTTGA
- a CDS encoding EVE domain-containing protein gives MNHWLFKTEPDVFSIDDLHKAPSHIAPWEGVRNYQARNFLRDRIQKGDLVLFYHSRANPLSIVGIAEVVKPGYPDHFAFDPSHKYFDPKSKPENPTWYMVDIKFKKKFPKPVTVEEMKTQKALKNMVLLQKGSRLSIQPVSPAEFQLVLGLAGVKL, from the coding sequence ATGAATCACTGGCTGTTTAAGACGGAACCCGACGTCTTTTCCATAGACGACCTACACAAGGCTCCTTCCCACATCGCACCCTGGGAAGGGGTTAGAAATTATCAGGCTCGCAATTTCTTGCGTGACCGCATTCAAAAAGGGGATTTAGTTCTCTTTTACCATAGCAGGGCAAACCCCCTCTCCATCGTCGGAATTGCAGAAGTAGTAAAACCCGGTTATCCGGATCATTTCGCTTTCGACCCCTCCCATAAGTATTTCGATCCGAAGAGTAAACCCGAAAATCCGACTTGGTATATGGTGGATATCAAATTCAAAAAAAAATTCCCGAAACCTGTCACGGTGGAAGAAATGAAAACACAGAAGGCGCTGAAAAACATGGTGCTTTTACAGAAAGGTTCTCGCCTTTCGATTCAACCGGTTTCTCCCGCGGAGTTTCAGCTTGTTCTGGGACTTGCGGGCGTGAAACTTTGA
- a CDS encoding YfbM family protein: MQNVDNRMLSNVTESTLENLIQNPEETLEELLYGEKEDPHLDVDKTWQIIHFLLTGSPYEGKPPESNVIFGKNVLSDEVDVGYGPATFLTVAEVKEVHLFLKGLSAEELWSRFDREALRKVDVYGDWTGDEEDREYVTDYYLDLVDFYARAAENNLCVIQYIS; this comes from the coding sequence ATGCAAAATGTCGACAATCGGATGCTTTCTAATGTTACGGAGTCTACTTTAGAGAATTTGATCCAGAATCCGGAAGAAACGTTGGAAGAATTATTGTACGGAGAGAAAGAGGATCCTCATTTGGACGTAGACAAAACCTGGCAGATCATTCATTTTCTTTTGACCGGAAGTCCTTACGAAGGCAAACCTCCCGAAAGCAACGTCATATTTGGAAAAAACGTTCTTTCCGACGAGGTGGATGTAGGATACGGTCCCGCAACGTTTTTGACCGTGGCGGAAGTGAAAGAAGTTCATCTTTTTTTGAAAGGGCTTTCCGCCGAAGAACTTTGGAGTCGATTTGATCGGGAAGCTCTTCGGAAAGTGGATGTGTATGGGGATTGGACTGGAGATGAAGAAGATCGGGAATATGTAACGGATTACTATCTTGATCTTGTCGATTTTTATGCGCGTGCTGCCGAAAATAATTTGTGTGTGATCCAATACATCAGTTGA